One bacterium genomic region harbors:
- a CDS encoding Omp28-related outer membrane protein yields the protein MRFHAGKATTLGLLAAAVLCLRTAALFAYVDISPDSLSSWLSSANPPYLLDVREQDEFVGRHIPGAVLFPYNTGVLQTRYGKLPASGPIVVICKAGTRSASAAQFLEGLPGGGFNGRLSRLNGGMDAWKGLVVLDDTNGADRQKVLFEMFTASWCSFCFSSNKYLDDTFLDTDAPIAMIRYHVADVGFDTPTTRVNFLGQKTTPDLFIDGAKEIYPDYFTVSSFNEFRQTKSPLTISLLGRKPASAADSGLLKVKLSAGATIGPDSLNLFVVLTESGIDPTKWDPPHIPENGEKIFDNAMRAMVTGQSGQRFAIQPGEKLEIQTKFGLKPDWKADSCELVVFVEDMKTKKVQQATNVRLPALTLVEPQPNRAPKVTLPEGQSYRVTEGDTLRFSAAITDPDSAETLTVWAFYSATGASYGTAFPPHASFKNPVFKFAPDTTQAGLYRFMLRVVDHAGANDSVRFTVEVLDKPAVVARRCDCDGDGALTVRDILAFLLLLRNDPANQSLDWNGDGERDFADVLDFARDLSAGRCPDALGPSLAAVRNERGEFRLSVEEAAWIGAALPRLHLEQSLESEIRAQLAAVASLPRAYSLAQNVPNPFNPSTVITFDIPGNDKPGAVSLKVYDLRARLVKVLAQGVLEPGRHTVFWDGRDESGSQLPSGVYLCRLTAPGWTQSRKMVLLK from the coding sequence ATGAGATTTCATGCCGGTAAAGCAACTACCCTCGGGCTGCTGGCCGCGGCTGTCCTGTGTCTCAGGACGGCGGCGCTTTTTGCCTACGTGGACATCTCTCCGGACTCGCTGTCGAGCTGGCTCAGCTCCGCCAACCCGCCCTATCTGCTGGATGTGCGGGAGCAGGATGAGTTCGTGGGCCGCCACATTCCAGGCGCCGTGCTGTTCCCCTACAACACCGGGGTGCTGCAGACACGCTACGGCAAGCTGCCCGCCAGCGGCCCGATCGTCGTGATCTGCAAAGCGGGCACGCGCTCGGCCAGCGCGGCCCAGTTCCTGGAGGGCCTGCCGGGCGGAGGGTTTAACGGGCGGCTTTCCCGTCTGAACGGCGGGATGGATGCCTGGAAGGGTCTGGTGGTGCTCGACGATACCAACGGCGCGGACCGTCAGAAAGTGCTGTTCGAGATGTTCACCGCCTCCTGGTGCAGCTTCTGCTTTTCCTCCAACAAATACCTGGACGACACCTTTTTAGACACTGACGCTCCGATAGCCATGATCCGCTACCACGTGGCGGATGTCGGGTTCGACACGCCCACCACCCGGGTGAATTTCCTGGGCCAGAAAACCACCCCCGATCTTTTTATCGACGGGGCCAAGGAGATATATCCGGACTATTTCACCGTGTCCTCTTTCAACGAGTTCCGGCAGACAAAGAGCCCGTTGACCATCTCCCTGTTAGGGCGCAAGCCCGCGAGCGCCGCCGATTCCGGCCTGCTGAAAGTCAAGCTGTCCGCCGGAGCCACGATCGGCCCGGACAGTCTCAACCTGTTCGTGGTCCTGACCGAGAGCGGGATCGATCCGACCAAGTGGGACCCGCCGCACATCCCGGAAAACGGTGAAAAGATTTTCGACAACGCCATGCGTGCCATGGTGACCGGCCAGAGCGGCCAGCGCTTTGCGATCCAGCCGGGCGAAAAGCTCGAGATTCAGACGAAGTTCGGCCTGAAGCCGGATTGGAAAGCCGACAGTTGTGAGCTGGTGGTGTTCGTTGAGGACATGAAGACCAAGAAAGTGCAGCAGGCCACGAACGTGCGGCTCCCGGCGCTGACTCTGGTCGAGCCCCAGCCCAACCGCGCTCCCAAGGTGACCCTGCCGGAGGGCCAGAGCTACCGGGTGACAGAGGGTGACACTCTGCGTTTCAGCGCCGCGATCACCGACCCCGATTCCGCCGAGACCCTTACTGTCTGGGCTTTTTATTCGGCCACGGGAGCGAGCTACGGCACCGCGTTCCCCCCGCACGCCTCGTTCAAGAATCCAGTCTTCAAGTTCGCTCCCGACACCACCCAGGCCGGCCTGTACCGTTTCATGCTGCGGGTGGTCGACCATGCCGGGGCCAACGATTCGGTGCGGTTTACGGTGGAGGTCCTGGACAAGCCGGCGGTGGTTGCCCGGCGCTGCGACTGCGACGGGGACGGGGCCCTGACAGTGCGGGACATCCTCGCGTTCCTGCTCCTGTTGCGCAACGACCCGGCCAACCAATCGCTGGACTGGAACGGCGACGGGGAGCGTGATTTCGCGGACGTGCTCGACTTTGCCCGCGACCTGAGCGCCGGCCGCTGTCCGGATGCGCTCGGGCCGTCCCTGGCCGCGGTCCGGAATGAGCGGGGAGAATTCAGACTTTCCGTGGAGGAGGCCGCCTGGATCGGGGCCGCGCTGCCCAGGCTGCACCTGGAGCAATCGCTGGAAAGCGAGATACGCGCGCAGCTCGCCGCCGTGGCCAGCCTGCCCCGCGCCTACAGCCTGGCGCAGAATGTCCCCAACCCGTTCAACCCGAGCACTGTGATCACGTTCGACATCCCAGGCAACGACAAGCCGGGGGCTGTGTCGCTCAAAGTCTACGACCTGCGCGCCCGCCTGGTGAAAGTCCTGGCCCAGGGCGTGCTCGAACCCGGACGTCACACTGTTTTCTGGGATGGACGGGATGAAAGTGGGAGTCAGTTGCCCAGCGGGGTCTATCTCTGCCGATTGACCGCGCCCGGCTGGACTCAGAGCCGCAAAATGGTGCTTCTCAAGTAA
- a CDS encoding DUF6029 family protein has protein sequence MLGFPRGRSAALTAISILLALSGAGQAVQAWTLPIRAALRSRYGDGQESTLQGILKKNDKQYFENRLDLDFSSGGWEGGLSVESREHAEFSDDFTRLRKGYIQYTGDKFMLRGGTLYTLVGRGLTLDLHEDRVIDFDNTVRGFMGQVDLGSLRVMALGGWSSYMDYRSPKIIDDHSLVAAALEYRFSPTVSAGLSALRDHMTGRTDHLSEEHVTIDTDIPVLVGGPHLEVISGAWEVYLESSWKHSGYNRLSPYLEGVTQAPIRQYRNLTRSVDGAGVYGTLSWAGDKAGLTFEYKNYQYNVETYCTSVQTTGFHTTGASIFQYPPTVYKEHLYHLLNRYPITSNPDNEIGMQLEFNLTASEKLDFQAVASLTSDADLLFPPAADHGEWRRKRTGFPLLPSVAERFDPRWDTFIDIRWHPDDNLRLQGGYGYRRITEYMLITRSGDRKLVHTLPVQFEWLPSPKLSLHLDLETQHMHDKGFPYERVRDNWFNNYAAFGVGWNQRVILTVGSEFTGKKTLPGESSKWPFSELSVRLTNGGSFNLFYGSQREGLICSNGLCKYMPGFKGLRAEMSLFF, from the coding sequence ATGCTCGGGTTCCCGCGCGGTCGCTCCGCGGCGCTTACCGCAATCTCAATTCTGCTGGCCCTGTCCGGGGCCGGACAGGCCGTGCAGGCCTGGACCCTGCCCATCCGGGCGGCCCTGCGCAGCCGGTACGGCGACGGCCAGGAGAGCACCCTCCAGGGCATCCTCAAGAAAAACGACAAGCAGTATTTCGAGAACCGCCTGGACCTCGATTTCTCCAGCGGCGGCTGGGAGGGCGGGCTGAGCGTGGAGAGCCGCGAGCACGCCGAGTTCAGCGATGATTTCACCCGCCTGCGCAAGGGCTACATCCAGTACACGGGTGACAAGTTCATGCTGCGCGGGGGGACGCTCTACACGCTGGTGGGGCGCGGCCTGACCCTCGACCTGCACGAGGACCGGGTGATCGATTTCGACAACACGGTACGCGGGTTCATGGGCCAGGTCGACCTGGGCTCGCTGCGGGTGATGGCCCTGGGCGGCTGGTCAAGCTACATGGACTATCGCTCGCCCAAGATCATCGATGACCACAGCCTGGTCGCCGCCGCCCTGGAGTACCGTTTCTCGCCGACAGTGAGCGCCGGCCTGAGCGCCCTGCGCGACCACATGACCGGCCGCACCGACCATCTGAGCGAAGAGCATGTCACCATAGACACGGATATCCCGGTCCTGGTGGGCGGGCCGCACCTGGAGGTGATCTCCGGGGCCTGGGAGGTTTATCTGGAGAGCTCCTGGAAACACTCCGGCTACAACCGTCTGTCGCCCTACCTGGAGGGTGTGACCCAGGCCCCGATCCGTCAGTACCGGAACCTCACCCGCTCGGTGGACGGCGCGGGGGTGTACGGAACGCTGAGCTGGGCCGGGGATAAGGCCGGCCTGACCTTCGAGTACAAGAACTACCAGTACAATGTCGAAACCTACTGCACCAGCGTGCAGACCACCGGGTTCCACACCACCGGGGCCTCGATTTTCCAGTACCCGCCCACGGTCTACAAGGAACACCTCTACCACCTGCTCAACCGCTACCCGATCACCTCCAACCCGGACAACGAGATCGGGATGCAGCTCGAATTCAACCTGACCGCCTCGGAGAAACTGGATTTCCAGGCCGTGGCCAGCCTGACCTCGGACGCCGACCTTCTGTTCCCGCCCGCAGCGGACCACGGGGAGTGGCGCCGCAAGCGCACGGGTTTCCCGCTTCTGCCCAGTGTAGCCGAACGCTTTGACCCGCGCTGGGACACTTTCATTGACATACGCTGGCATCCTGACGATAATTTGAGACTGCAGGGCGGATACGGTTATCGCCGGATCACCGAATATATGCTCATCACCAGGTCGGGCGACCGTAAACTGGTCCACACCCTGCCCGTGCAGTTCGAATGGCTGCCGTCGCCCAAGCTGTCGCTGCACCTGGACCTGGAAACCCAGCACATGCACGACAAGGGTTTCCCCTACGAGAGGGTCCGGGACAACTGGTTCAACAATTATGCCGCCTTCGGGGTGGGCTGGAACCAGCGGGTCATCCTCACCGTGGGCAGCGAGTTCACCGGCAAGAAAACCCTGCCCGGCGAGAGCAGCAAGTGGCCGTTTTCGGAGCTCAGCGTTCGCCTGACCAACGGCGGGTCGTTCAACCTGTTCTACGGCTCCCAGCGCGAGGGGCTGATATGCTCGAACGGTCTGTGCAAATACATGCCCGGTTTCAAGGGGTTGCGCGCCGAGATGAGCCTGTTCTTCTGA
- a CDS encoding TlpA family protein disulfide reductase produces MTGSSGIGRGSTGLRALAAAFMAVILAWSPVPGQDKFPREELETLDGAATRLAPADSARLTVLDFWALWCAPCQQAIPELRGLAERMQGRPVRFRFIDCDNTRSRSKVRSFSLSKGIAAEVLLDPSQKLMRYYGIAALPHLVVLDSAGNVVDREAGYMLGDHIKLEKKLLELLGQ; encoded by the coding sequence ATGACCGGTTCGAGCGGGATCGGCAGGGGATCGACTGGGCTGAGGGCGCTGGCTGCCGCGTTCATGGCTGTAATTCTGGCCTGGTCTCCCGTTCCGGGGCAGGACAAGTTCCCGCGCGAGGAGCTGGAAACCCTGGACGGCGCCGCGACCCGTCTGGCCCCCGCCGACAGCGCCCGGCTGACAGTGCTCGATTTCTGGGCCCTCTGGTGCGCTCCCTGCCAGCAGGCAATCCCCGAGCTGCGCGGTCTGGCCGAGCGGATGCAGGGCCGGCCGGTGCGGTTCCGTTTCATCGATTGCGACAACACGCGCAGCCGCTCCAAGGTGCGCTCATTTTCCCTGTCCAAAGGCATTGCCGCGGAGGTTCTCCTGGACCCGAGCCAGAAACTGATGCGCTACTACGGCATCGCGGCCCTGCCCCATCTGGTGGTGCTCGATTCGGCGGGCAACGTGGTGGACCGGGAGGCCGGCTACATGTTGGGCGATCACATAAAACTGGAAAAGAAGCTGCTCGAGCTGCTCGGGCAGTGA
- a CDS encoding AAA family ATPase, translated as MLKSMLLENFTVFPKADFEFGKHLNVFIGDNSYGKSHVLMAAYSVIAVSAAMRKDGSFFKSMLPLAIAEKFERVFLPDEFGRLVRRRVGQRKCSMQYKFDISARNMSFAFSSHAKSQVKFEKNGYPTEWVGKPPVFLPTRELLTIAPVLPSLYEERELPFEETWPDTCTLLNAPLKKGRRFQEIAKRLEPLEDAMGGKVETDKTGRFYLNLPSGRMEMHLVAEGLRKLATIARLIANGSLLDKGYLFWDEPEANLNPKITKTVARTILQIAHSGIQVFIATHSLFLMRELHILMNGDFKKQKLDARFFGLHFGEDGAVNVQQGKTIDDVGDITALDEELQQSDRYLNAEMGLPAEPVREA; from the coding sequence ATGCTAAAATCAATGCTCCTTGAAAACTTCACGGTTTTCCCAAAAGCGGATTTCGAGTTCGGCAAGCACTTGAATGTCTTTATCGGCGATAATAGCTATGGTAAATCCCACGTACTCATGGCAGCGTATTCAGTTATTGCTGTAAGCGCGGCTATGAGGAAAGATGGCTCTTTTTTCAAGTCCATGTTACCGCTGGCTATTGCAGAAAAATTTGAAAGAGTCTTCCTGCCGGATGAATTCGGGAGACTGGTGAGACGTAGAGTTGGTCAAAGAAAGTGCAGTATGCAATATAAATTCGATATTTCAGCTCGGAATATGTCATTTGCATTCTCATCACATGCAAAGTCACAGGTGAAGTTTGAAAAAAATGGATACCCTACAGAATGGGTGGGTAAACCTCCTGTTTTTCTGCCAACGAGGGAATTACTTACTATTGCTCCAGTTCTTCCTTCACTTTATGAGGAAAGAGAACTTCCGTTCGAGGAAACGTGGCCTGATACCTGCACCCTGCTTAACGCACCGTTGAAGAAAGGGAGACGCTTCCAAGAAATTGCGAAACGTCTTGAGCCTCTTGAAGATGCGATGGGTGGCAAGGTGGAAACGGATAAAACAGGGCGATTTTACCTTAATTTACCTTCTGGCAGGATGGAGATGCACCTTGTCGCGGAGGGCTTGCGCAAGCTGGCTACTATTGCCCGTTTGATCGCAAACGGCTCACTTCTCGATAAAGGCTATCTGTTCTGGGATGAACCCGAAGCCAATCTGAATCCGAAAATCACCAAGACAGTTGCCCGGACAATCCTTCAAATCGCTCATAGCGGCATCCAGGTTTTCATTGCCACCCATAGCCTGTTCTTGATGCGGGAGCTGCACATTCTTATGAATGGAGATTTTAAAAAGCAGAAGCTCGATGCCCGCTTTTTTGGCTTGCATTTTGGCGAGGACGGGGCGGTGAATGTCCAGCAGGGCAAAACGATTGACGATGTGGGCGATATAACGGCGCTGGATGAAGAACTACAGCAGTCTGACCGTTATCTTAACGCCGAGATGGGCTTGCCCGCTGAACCTGTAAGGGAGGCATAG
- a CDS encoding serine hydroxymethyltransferase, translating into MLEELKRIDPEIHSVILKEIGRQAGKLEMIASENFVSRAVLEAMGTPLTNKYAEGYPGKRYYGGCEFVDIAEDLARSRACELFQAGHANVQPHSGSQANMAVYMALIQPGDTVLGMNLSHGGHLTHGSPVNFSGTLYKVVSYGVQRETGRIDYDEMQSLAEQHRPKLIMCGASAYPRFIDFERIRRIADSVGAFMVADIAHPAGLIAAGLHPSPVPHAHAVTTTTHKTLRGPRGGMILCAEEFGKKMDKLIFPGIQGGPMMHVIAAKAVAFREALSPEFKTYSRQVVANAARLAAVLMSAGYTLVSGGTDNHLMLLDLTDKNITGKEAEEALDRCGITVNKNTVPFETRSPFVTSGIRIGTPALTSRGMGVAEMERVGAMIHDVLSNLGRETVYADVAARVTKLCAEFPLYQDML; encoded by the coding sequence ATGCTGGAAGAACTGAAAAGAATCGACCCGGAAATCCACTCCGTGATCCTCAAGGAGATCGGCCGCCAGGCAGGCAAGCTGGAGATGATCGCCTCGGAGAACTTTGTCAGCCGGGCCGTGCTGGAGGCCATGGGCACGCCGCTGACCAACAAGTACGCCGAGGGCTACCCGGGCAAGCGCTACTACGGCGGCTGCGAGTTCGTCGACATCGCCGAGGACCTGGCGCGCAGCCGTGCCTGCGAGCTGTTCCAGGCAGGGCACGCCAACGTGCAGCCGCACTCCGGCTCCCAGGCCAACATGGCGGTCTACATGGCCCTGATCCAGCCGGGCGACACGGTGCTGGGAATGAACCTCTCGCACGGCGGGCACCTGACCCACGGCAGCCCGGTCAATTTCAGCGGCACTCTGTACAAGGTGGTCTCGTACGGGGTTCAGCGTGAGACCGGACGGATCGATTACGACGAGATGCAGTCCCTGGCCGAGCAGCACCGCCCGAAGCTGATCATGTGCGGGGCCAGCGCCTACCCGCGCTTTATCGATTTCGAGCGCATCCGCCGGATCGCCGACAGCGTGGGCGCGTTCATGGTCGCCGATATCGCCCACCCGGCCGGACTGATCGCCGCCGGGCTGCACCCCAGCCCGGTCCCGCACGCCCACGCGGTGACCACCACCACGCACAAGACCCTGCGCGGCCCGCGCGGCGGGATGATCCTCTGCGCCGAGGAATTCGGCAAGAAAATGGACAAGCTGATTTTCCCCGGCATCCAGGGCGGCCCGATGATGCATGTGATCGCGGCCAAGGCCGTGGCGTTCCGAGAGGCACTCTCACCGGAGTTCAAGACTTACTCCCGCCAGGTGGTCGCCAACGCCGCCCGTCTGGCCGCGGTGCTGATGTCGGCCGGCTACACACTGGTCTCCGGCGGCACGGACAACCATCTGATGCTGCTCGACCTGACCGACAAAAACATAACCGGCAAGGAGGCCGAGGAAGCCCTGGACCGCTGCGGGATCACGGTGAACAAGAACACGGTCCCGTTCGAGACCCGCAGCCCGTTCGTGACCAGCGGCATCCGGATCGGCACCCCGGCCCTGACCAGCCGCGGCATGGGTGTGGCCGAGATGGAGCGCGTGGGAGCGATGATCCACGACGTGCTGTCGAACCTGGGCCGCGAGACGGTGTACGCGGATGTGGCCGCCCGGGTAACAAAACTGTGCGCGGAGTTCCCGCTGTACCAGGATATGCTCTGA
- the rpiB gene encoding ribose 5-phosphate isomerase B codes for MKERIPIASDHAGFELKNDLVEYLRQLGYEPEDLGAHGPESVDYPDYGRKVAREVVSGAAKRGVVVCGTGIGVSIAANKVHGARAALCTNVFMAEMARRHNDANILALGGRVLSPEAARPILKTWLETPFEGGRHSRRIQKIADIENEPGC; via the coding sequence ATGAAGGAACGGATACCGATAGCCAGCGACCATGCCGGTTTCGAGCTGAAAAACGACCTGGTGGAGTACCTGCGCCAGTTGGGTTATGAGCCGGAGGACTTGGGCGCCCACGGCCCGGAGAGCGTGGATTACCCGGATTACGGCCGCAAGGTGGCCCGGGAGGTGGTCTCGGGTGCGGCCAAACGCGGCGTGGTGGTCTGCGGCACCGGGATCGGGGTGTCGATCGCGGCCAACAAGGTGCACGGCGCCCGGGCCGCCCTGTGCACGAACGTGTTCATGGCCGAGATGGCCCGCCGTCACAACGACGCGAACATCCTGGCCCTGGGCGGGCGGGTGCTCAGCCCGGAGGCGGCCCGGCCGATCCTCAAGACCTGGCTGGAGACCCCGTTCGAGGGTGGCCGTCACAGCCGGCGCATCCAGAAAATCGCGGATATCGAAAACGAACCCGGCTGCTGA
- the pepF gene encoding oligoendopeptidase F encodes MGELSGKATLVAAAGLLAAALTCNAFGADVKKAPVRSEISDAYKWRLEDIYPSDAMWEKDFAQVKAWVPELEGYRGKIGESSAGLLKLLQLQDSAGVALGKLYVYAHMRRDEDTGDTRYQALADRAESVSTDYSAAGSFVVPEILQIPEAKLRGWLESDKGLALYRHRLEDLIRTKAHTLSPAEEKILALSAEATRSPRTVFGMLDNADIRYPSIKDDKGEEVELTKARYSRFIESGDRELRKRAFEAFYGVYDGYENTLAALLGGIVKRDIFYARARNYESSLAAALDGDNIPPAVYDNVVGSINANLAPMHRYVSLRKRLMGIESVHPYDLYNPLFPEDNAEYSYDEALELVRAALKPLGPEYNRIADSGFKGGWIDVFENQGKRSGGYSWGSYGTHPYILLNYNGTLHEVFTVAHEMGHAMHSYFTWSTQPPAYGDYTIFVAEVASTTNEALLMDHLLRVTTDRQQQLSLLDHYVRQIQGTVYIQALFAEFEREIHTRSEAGDPLTYESLNKLCHELYQKYFGPDMTVDQAYEINWGRIPHFYNNFYVYQYATGYAAGALLSQKMLSGDSSERERYLNFLKSGSSDYSINLLKGAGVDMNSPEPIVATARLMDSLLDRMEKLLDEKK; translated from the coding sequence ATGGGTGAACTGAGCGGAAAAGCCACTCTTGTCGCCGCGGCCGGACTGCTGGCGGCGGCCCTAACCTGTAATGCATTCGGAGCGGATGTGAAAAAAGCGCCGGTAAGAAGTGAAATCAGCGATGCGTACAAGTGGCGTCTGGAGGACATTTACCCCTCGGATGCGATGTGGGAGAAGGATTTCGCCCAGGTCAAGGCCTGGGTGCCAGAGCTGGAGGGCTACCGGGGTAAAATAGGGGAATCCTCGGCCGGCCTGCTCAAGCTGCTCCAGCTCCAGGACAGCGCTGGCGTGGCTCTGGGCAAGCTGTATGTCTACGCCCACATGCGCCGGGATGAGGACACCGGGGACACCCGCTACCAGGCCCTGGCCGACCGGGCCGAATCGGTCAGCACCGACTACTCGGCCGCCGGATCTTTCGTGGTGCCCGAGATCCTTCAGATACCCGAGGCCAAGCTGCGCGGCTGGCTGGAATCCGACAAGGGCCTCGCCCTCTACCGTCACCGCCTCGAGGACCTGATCCGCACCAAGGCGCACACGCTCAGTCCGGCCGAGGAGAAAATCCTGGCCCTGAGCGCCGAGGCCACCCGATCCCCGCGCACAGTGTTCGGCATGCTGGACAACGCCGATATCCGCTACCCGAGCATAAAGGATGACAAGGGCGAGGAGGTGGAGCTGACCAAGGCCCGCTACAGCCGATTCATCGAAAGCGGCGACCGCGAGTTGCGCAAGCGCGCTTTCGAGGCGTTCTACGGTGTGTACGACGGCTACGAGAACACCCTGGCGGCGCTGCTGGGCGGCATAGTCAAGCGCGACATATTCTACGCCCGCGCCCGGAACTACGAAAGCTCACTGGCCGCGGCCCTGGACGGCGACAATATCCCGCCGGCGGTCTACGATAATGTTGTGGGCTCGATCAACGCCAATCTGGCCCCGATGCACCGCTATGTCAGCCTGCGCAAGCGCCTGATGGGCATCGAGTCGGTGCACCCCTACGACCTCTACAACCCGCTGTTCCCGGAGGACAACGCCGAGTACAGCTACGACGAGGCCCTGGAGCTGGTCCGCGCCGCTCTCAAGCCCCTGGGGCCGGAATACAACCGGATCGCCGACTCCGGGTTCAAGGGCGGCTGGATCGACGTGTTCGAGAACCAGGGCAAGCGCAGCGGCGGCTACAGCTGGGGCTCCTACGGCACGCACCCCTATATCCTGCTCAACTACAACGGCACTCTGCACGAGGTGTTCACCGTGGCCCACGAGATGGGCCACGCCATGCACAGCTATTTCACCTGGAGCACTCAGCCGCCGGCCTACGGCGACTACACGATTTTCGTGGCCGAGGTGGCCTCCACCACCAACGAGGCCCTGCTGATGGACCACCTTCTGCGGGTCACCACCGACCGTCAGCAGCAGCTCAGCCTGCTCGACCACTACGTGCGCCAGATCCAGGGCACGGTCTACATCCAGGCCCTGTTCGCCGAGTTCGAGCGCGAGATCCACACCCGCTCCGAGGCCGGTGACCCGCTTACCTACGAAAGCTTGAACAAGCTATGCCACGAGCTGTACCAGAAATATTTCGGGCCGGATATGACTGTGGACCAGGCCTACGAGATCAACTGGGGACGGATACCGCATTTCTACAACAATTTCTATGTCTACCAGTATGCCACGGGCTATGCGGCCGGCGCCCTGCTGAGCCAGAAAATGCTGAGCGGCGACAGCTCGGAGCGCGAGCGCTACCTGAATTTCCTGAAGAGCGGCAGCAGCGACTATTCGATCAACCTGCTCAAGGGCGCCGGCGTGGACATGAACAGCCCCGAGCCGATCGTGGCCACCGCCCGCCTGATGGACAGCCTGCTCGACCGCATGGAGAAGCTGCTGGACGAGAAGAAGTGA
- a CDS encoding PfkB family carbohydrate kinase — protein MQVAEVKALTGKFPGLSVGVLGDFALDAYWMLEDGVGELSVETGKRALVVRSQSYSPGGAGNIVTNLADLGVGRVMAFGVIGRDIWGGKLHELLGALGPVDLSGLLRQEKNWDTPVWAKPHLEDQEQRRLDFGFYNRLDRSVREALLAVLRAALPSLDALVVNQQLPNPLMQGGMIEAINQLAAEFPQKAILVDCRLDISRYRGMLLKFNDESLLRASGQEVAPNAAIGIDELRSALEGTWKDYPRPILVTRGRRGSLVFERGRLSEVPAALVTGPIDPVGAGDTMVAAFSAALAAGAVTPVAAELGNWAASVSVAKLRQTGTASPAEIEKRVEDSFPVFSPDLAEDPRRARFIPGTRIELVNPDIQRGQIKHVIFDHDGTISTLRQGWEPIMEEVMLRSILGPAFETVTTAEFSRVQERSREFIDQTTGIQTVLQMEGLVAMVREFGFVPADKVLDKWGYKAVYNEMLLEMVDARLERLEAGELSCEDFTVKGAVGFLHRLKELGLHCYMASGTDLEDVVREAERLGYADVFQSQGGIYGSVGDIDKFSKKKLVERIIREHALQGPQLAVFGDGPVEIREVKKVGGIAVGIASDEVQRFGLNLAKRTRLIKAGADIIIGDYTQQRQLLEYLMQK, from the coding sequence ATGCAGGTCGCAGAGGTCAAGGCGCTGACCGGGAAATTCCCCGGCCTGAGTGTCGGAGTGCTGGGAGATTTCGCCCTGGATGCCTACTGGATGCTGGAGGACGGGGTGGGCGAACTGTCGGTCGAGACCGGCAAGCGCGCTCTGGTGGTACGCTCCCAGAGCTACAGTCCGGGTGGGGCCGGCAACATTGTGACCAACCTGGCCGACCTGGGAGTCGGGCGGGTGATGGCTTTCGGCGTGATCGGCCGCGACATCTGGGGCGGCAAGCTGCACGAGTTGCTGGGCGCCCTGGGCCCGGTCGATCTGTCCGGGCTGCTGCGCCAGGAGAAGAACTGGGACACCCCGGTCTGGGCTAAGCCACACCTGGAGGACCAGGAGCAGCGCCGGCTCGATTTCGGTTTCTACAACAGACTGGACCGCTCCGTGCGCGAGGCCCTTCTGGCCGTCCTGCGCGCCGCGCTGCCGAGCCTGGACGCCCTGGTGGTGAACCAGCAGCTCCCCAACCCCCTGATGCAGGGCGGGATGATCGAGGCTATCAATCAACTGGCCGCCGAGTTCCCGCAGAAAGCGATCCTGGTGGACTGCCGCCTGGACATTTCACGCTACCGAGGCATGCTGCTCAAGTTCAACGACGAATCCCTGCTGCGGGCCAGCGGGCAGGAGGTGGCCCCCAATGCGGCAATCGGCATCGACGAGTTGCGCAGCGCCCTGGAAGGCACTTGGAAGGACTATCCGCGGCCGATCCTGGTCACCCGCGGGCGCCGGGGCTCGCTGGTGTTCGAGCGCGGGCGGCTGAGCGAGGTCCCGGCCGCCTTGGTCACCGGGCCGATCGATCCGGTGGGCGCGGGGGACACGATGGTGGCGGCTTTCAGCGCGGCGCTCGCCGCCGGGGCGGTCACACCCGTGGCCGCCGAGCTGGGCAACTGGGCCGCCTCGGTCAGCGTGGCCAAGCTGCGCCAGACCGGCACCGCCAGCCCGGCCGAGATCGAAAAGCGCGTGGAGGACAGTTTCCCGGTGTTCAGCCCCGACCTGGCCGAGGACCCGCGCCGGGCGCGGTTCATTCCCGGCACGCGGATCGAGCTGGTCAACCCGGATATCCAGCGCGGCCAGATAAAGCATGTAATATTCGACCACGACGGCACTATCTCCACCCTGCGCCAGGGCTGGGAGCCGATCATGGAGGAGGTGATGCTCCGCTCGATCCTGGGCCCGGCGTTCGAGACTGTCACCACCGCCGAGTTCAGCCGGGTGCAGGAGCGCTCGCGCGAGTTCATCGACCAGACCACCGGCATCCAGACCGTGCTGCAGATGGAGGGCTTGGTGGCGATGGTCCGCGAGTTTGGCTTCGTGCCCGCGGACAAGGTGCTGGATAAGTGGGGCTACAAGGCGGTCTACAACGAGATGCTGCTGGAGATGGTCGACGCGCGGCTGGAGCGCCTGGAGGCGGGCGAGCTGAGCTGCGAGGATTTCACGGTCAAGGGCGCGGTGGGGTTCCTGCACCGTCTCAAGGAACTGGGCCTTCACTGCTACATGGCCAGTGGCACCGACCTGGAGGACGTGGTCCGGGAGGCCGAGCGCCTGGGCTACGCGGATGTGTTCCAGTCCCAGGGCGGGATCTACGGCAGCGTGGGGGATATCGACAAGTTCTCCAAGAAAAAGCTGGTGGAGAGAATAATCCGCGAGCACGCGCTCCAGGGGCCGCAGCTGGCCGTGTTCGGCGACGGGCCGGTTGAGATACGCGAGGTGAAGAAAGTCGGCGGGATCGCGGTGGGGATCGCCTCGGACGAGGTGCAGCGCTTCGGGCTCAACCTGGCCAAGCGCACGCGCCTGATCAAGGCCGGAGCGGATATCATTATCGGCGACTACACCCAGCAGCGGCAGTTGCTGGAGTATTTGATGCAGAAGTGA